From Melospiza georgiana isolate bMelGeo1 chromosome 33, bMelGeo1.pri, whole genome shotgun sequence, the proteins below share one genomic window:
- the POGZ gene encoding pogo transposable element with ZNF domain — MADTDLFMECEEEELEPWQKISDVIEDSVVEDYNSMEKNPTGGNAAVQPGGQSLLLAQSPAPGLGAVVTQPLLRPVQLMQNANHGTNPPAGTQPIFITTQGFPVQNVRPVQSPMNQVGIVLNVQQGQTVRPITLVPAPGTQFVKPAVGVPQVFSPVAQVRPGSAGPGRPATNAFATVIPATLTLRSTVPQAQAPQQMSIASFVTVKRPGVPGDGGSGGPEVAKLVNTLGTVPSLAHGPAALAVPNSSPGSAQRGPASEASASAAPRKGSSSPIPSLDFQDGGRKVCPKCDSQFRVTEALRGHMCYCCPELVEFLKKRKSLDSEPAPPSAKAPSPAQGAAPAPPPTPPKAAPEPGEGGADPAQAKLIMLVDEFYYGRDGGKGAAVPPCPRVPTSFRCPHCTKRLKNNIRFMNHMKHHVELDQQNGEVDVHTICQHCYRHFSTPFQLQCHLENVHSPYESSTKCKICEWAFESEPLFLQHMKDTHKPGEMPYVCQVCQYRSSLYSEVDSHFRLIHEDTRHLLCPYCLKVFKNGNAFQQHFMRHQKKSVYHCNKCRLQFLFAKDKIEHKLQHHKTFRKPKQLEGLKPGTKVTIRASRGQPRSLPLEPPHGMGPDPAPLGSSSDPQPLFLCHRNAARRAGKKTSGLGRQTCLECSFEIPDFPNHFPTYVHCSLCRYSTCCSRAYANHMINNHVPRKSPKYLALFKNYTASGVRLSCSSCLFVTSEGDSMAKHLVFNPSHESSNIIVQGPSWISHSRHTQDTPQPPPCHTPSPPAPPRPQKPQSPPQDPAQSPSPQPPGAAPAAPPPEPPQREPEPPRKEPLSVRKLRVVLFALCSSPEQAARHFRSPPRRIRRWLRRCQALQDERPELPEGKYLSLEAEEKLAEWVLTQREQQLPVNEETLFQKATKIGRALEGGFQISYEWAVRFMLRHHLSTHTRRAVAHPLPKEIQGNAGAFIEFVQRQIQAQELPPAMIAAVDEISLFLDAEVLGSDERKESALQTVGNGEPWCELVLTLLADGGVLPALVISRGRPPCPTALPKSILLESKESGCGDDEIMELWAARVWRKHTECRGGASKGMLVLDCHRTHLSEEVLAVLSAAGALPAVIPAGCSSRTQPLDVCVKRSLKNFLHKKWRERARDLADSDSSALLQLLLGWLGEALEVLGNCPELIRKSFLVASVLPAPVGDSGSPRRNGDEQEELIAAMEERLKIAKTRESSPEFPENDDPEADPEILHRLFEGESEAESFYGFEEADLELMEI; from the exons ATGGCAGACACGGACCTTTTCATGGAatgtgaggaggaggagctggagccatGGCAGAAAATCAGCGACGTCATCGAGGACTCCGTGGTGGAGGATTACaattccatggaaaaaaatcccacag GCGGGAACGCCGCTGTCCAGCCGGGCGGGCAGTCGCTGCTGCTGGCGCAGAGCCCCGCGCCCGGCCTGGGGGCCGTGGTGACGCAGCCGCTGCTGCGGCCGGTGCAGCTGATGCAGAACGCCAACCACGGCACCAACCCGCCCGCGGGCACCCAGCCCATCTTCATCACCACCCAG GGGTTCCCGGTGCAGAACGTCCGGCCCGTGCAGAGCCCCATGAACCAGGTGGGCATCGTGCTCAATGTCCAGCAGGGCCAGACCGTCCGGCCAATCACCCTCGTGCCAG CCCCAGGTACCCAGTTTGTTAAACCAGCAGTTGGCGTTCCCCAGGTGTTCTCGCCGGTGGCGCAGGTGcggccgggcagcgccgggcccggccggcCGGCCACCAACGCCTTCGCCACGGTCATCCCGGCCACGCTGACCCTGCGCAGCACCGTGCCCCAGGCCCAGGCGCCCCAGCAGA TGAGCATCGCCAGCTTCGTGACCGTGAAGCGCCCAGGCGTGCCCGGCGAtggcggcagcggcggccccGAGGTGGCCAAGCTGGTGAACACGCTGGGCACGGTGCCCTCGCTGGCAcacggccccgccgcgctgGCCGTGCCCAACagcagccccggcagcgcccAGCGCGGCCCCGCCAGCGAGGCCTCGGCCTCGGCCGCGCCCCGGAAAG gcagctcctctcccatTCCCAGCCTGGATTTCCAGGACGGGGGACGCAAGGTCTGTCCCAAGTGCGACTCGCAGTTCCGCGTCACCGAGGCGCTGCGGGGCCACATGTGT TACTGCTGCCCGGAGCTGGTGGAATTCCTGAAGAAACGCAAATCCCTGGATTCCGAGCCTGCCCCGCCCTCGGCCAAggccccctcccctgcccagggggcggccccggccccgcccccgacCCCGCCCAAGGCTGCACCTGAGCCAGGTGAGGGCGGGGCCGACCCCGCCCAGGCCAAGCTGATCATGCTGGTGGATGAATTCTACTACGGGCGGGACGGGGGCAAGGGGGCGGCTGTGCCACCCTGCCCCAGGGTGCCCACGTCCTTCCGCTGCCCCCACTGCACCAAGCGCCTCAAGAACAACATCCG GTTCATGAACCACATGAAGCACCACGTGGAACTGGACCAGCAGAACGGGGAGGTGGACGTGCACACCATCTGCCAGCACTGCTACCGCCACTTCAGCACGCCCTTCCAGCTGCAGTGCCACCTGGAGAACGTGCACAGCCCCTACGAGTCCAGCA CCAAGTGCAAGATCTGTGAGTGGGCGTTTGAGAGCGAGCCGCTCTTCCTGCAGCACATGAAGGACACCCACAAACCCGGGGAGATGCCCTACGTCTGCCAG GTGTGCCAGTACCGCTCATCGCTGTACTCGGAGGTGGACAGCCACTTCCGGCTGATCCACGAGGACACGCGGCACCTGCTGTGCCCCTACTGCCTCAAGGTGTTCAAGAACGGCAACGCCTTCCAGCAGCACTTCATGAGGCACCAG AAGAAGAGCGTGTACCACTGCAACAAGTGCCGCCTGCAGTTCCTGTTTGCCAAGGACAAGATTGAGCacaagctgcagcaccacaAAACCTTCCGCAAGCCCAAGCAGCTCGAGGGGCTCAAACCTGGCACCAAG GTGACGATCCGCGCGTCGCGGGGCCAGCCCCGCTCGCTGCCGCTGGAGCCTCCCCACGGGATGGGCCCGGACCCGGCGCCCCTGGGATCCTCCTCCgacccccagcccctcttcctGTGCCACCGCAACGCCGCCCGCAGAGCCGGCAAAAAAAC GAGCGGCCTGGGCCGGCAGACGTGCCTGGAGTGCAGCTTCGAGATCCCCGACTTCCCCAACCACTTCCCCACCTACGTGCACTGCTCCCTGTGCCGCTACAGCACCTGCTGCTCCCGCGCCTACGCCAACCACATGATCAA CAACCACGTTCCCCGGAAAAGCCCCAAATATTTGGCTTTGTTCAAGAACTACACGGCCAG cgGGGTGAGGCTCTCATGTTCCTCCTGCCTCTTCGTCACCTCTGAGGGCGACTCCATGGCCAAACATTTGGTGTTCAACCCCTCCCACGAGTCCAGCAACATCATTGTCCAAG GGCCTTCTTGGATATCACATTCCAG GCACACCCAGGACACGCCTCAGCCCCCTCCCTGCCACaccccatcccctcctgcccctcccagaCCCCAGaagccccagagcccccctcAGGACCCCGCTCAGAGCCCGAGCCCGCAgccccccggggccgcccccgccgcgccgccgcccgaGCCGCCGCAGCGGGAGCCCGAGCCGCCGCGCAAGGAGCCGCTGTCGGTGCGGAAGCTGCGCGTGGTGCTGTTCGCGCTGTGCTCCAGCCCCGAGCAGGCGGCGCGGCACTTCCGCAGCCCGCCCCGCCGCATCCGCCGCTGGCTGCGCcgctgccaggccctgcaggacGAGCGCCCCGAGCTGCCCGAGGGCAAGTACCTCAGCCTGGAGGCCGAGGAGAAGCTGGCCGAGTGGGTGCTGACCCAGCGCGAGCAGCAGCTGCCCGTCAACGAGGAGACGCTCTTCCAGAAGGCCACCAAGATCGGCAGGGCCCTGGAGGGGGGGTTCCAGATCTCCTACGAGTGGGCCGTGCGGTTCATGCTGCGGCACCACCTCAGCACCCACACGCGCCGCGCCGTCGCCCACCCCCTGCCCAAGGAGATCCAGGGCAACGCCGGAGCCTTCATCGAGTTCGTGCAGCGCCAGATCCAGGCGCAGGAGCTGCCCCCGGCCATGATCGCCGCCGTGGACGAGATCTCGCTGTTCCTGGACGCGGAGGTGCTGGGCAGCGACGAGCGCAAGGAGAGCGCGCTGCAGACCGTGGGCAACGGCGAGCCCTGGTGCGAGCTGGTGCTGACCCTGCTGGCCGACGGCGGCGTCCTCCCCGCCCTGGTCATCTCCAGGGGCCGCCCGCCCTGTCCCACCGCCCTGCCCAAATCCATCCTGCTGGAGTCCAAGGAGAGCGGCTGCGGCGACGACGAGATCATGGAGCTGTGGGCGGCCCGGGTGTGGAGGAAGCACACGGAGTGCCGAGGCGGCGCCTCCAAAGGGATGCTGGTGCTGGATTGCCACCGGACGCACCTGTCCGAGGAGGTGCTGGCCGTGCTCAGCGCGGCCGGGGCGCTGCCGGCCGTCATCCCCGCGGGGTGCAGCTCCCGCACCCAGCCCCTGGACGTGTGCGTCAAGAGATCCCTGAAAAATTTCCTCCACAAAAAATGGAGAGAGCGGGCGAGAGACCTGGCGGATTCCGACTCCTCCgcgctgctccagctgctgctggggtggctgGGAGAAGCTTTGGAAGTGCTCGGGAATTGCCCGGAATTGATCCGGAAATCTTTCCTGGTCGCCAGCGTCCTGCCGGCGCCGGTCGGGGACTCGGGATCGCCGCGGCGCAACGGCGacgagcaggaggagctgatcGCCGCCATGGAGGAGCGGCTGAAAATCGCCAAAACCCGGGAATCGTCCCCGGAATTCCCGGAGAACGACGACCCCGAGGCCGACCCCGAAATCCTGCACCGGCTCTTCGAGGGGGAGAGCGAGGCCGAGTCCTTCTATGGCTTCGAGGAGGCGGATTTGGAGCTGATGGAAATTTGA